In Hippoglossus hippoglossus isolate fHipHip1 chromosome 15, fHipHip1.pri, whole genome shotgun sequence, the genomic stretch ctgtctgtgtttagtCAGAGTCTCGTTGTTGCATTTGCAGTTCAACTTGTCTCCACACCCTGATCAGCCTCCTTTTCTGGTTCACccagtttccctctgtgtgtctggatTGGATTGTTGGCTCGTGATTGGCCCAGATGTGGACCACAGTCTCTGTAGCAGAGGGGTTGAATCTCTAATATATTTCTGTATCATTTCTGTACACTCACAGAAATGTTTTGCCTAAAATGATAACTTTATCTATTAAAATTACatataaaatgttcatgtaATTTTTCATATACGTTCAATGTAAAGGGTCACATTTAGTACGAGTTTGCTATCATGTTAAATTGAAACGACTTGAAAGTAATTTGGTTAAATGAAGTGACACTTAttcataaaatgtcatttcataaaaatgtgaGTGTATCATAGAAAACACCACAGCTCTCGTTATTGcaggaaaaacaatgaaaaactgAGGTGCAGACAATATTGGAATCATTTAATCTGTGTGATCTGTGcaagattaaaataaataggAACAGTCAAGAGGTttcttacttttttattttctatcattTGACATAGGTTTTCCAAAAGCAAAACAccatttttaataaaagtagaaaaaaagaaacatgcgTGATAAAACATGTCTCATATAGGATTTCTCCATTTATATGTAGGCAACAGCAAATACAATTGAAATGTGTAATATagcatttaaatgtgtgataaaGTGTAAGTTAAATGCTTTTCTCATTGGGTTAACTGGCTAATATCACAGAGGAAtccctgtttgtgttgttacCACAGCTAGTTGATAGACAGGCACAGCCACtgcaaagaacaaaaacaagaagttaTGCAACAACACAGTGTCTAATGTGGGAGTGCCTAACAACCAGACACTCTTTTTTCTCACCTGTTGCATGTCCAACTCGGTGTTCTCTGAGTCATCTCTTTCCAGAGACTTGAACATTTCTGgttgagaggaaaacacacatacgGGTAATGTAAGCAGGCCTCAGCTCTCTGATACAGATCAATGGGAGATTTTAGAAGTTGTATTTGCTGACACTTAGTGAAGAGCATTTCAAGTTTAATGAGACATGCCACAAAACTATCAAAGTCTGGTTGATCCTCATGTTTAAAGTCAGATGAAGAGAGACACAAGAGGAGAGACTGGAAGAGGCTGAGCCGAGAAACCTGAAAAGGCTATAATTCGGACAATTTATGTTTAGTTTGGACTTTATGTTTTGCAGctgattaattaaataaaaagtaggCTGGATTGTCTCTGGTTGTGTttgggagaccccggtggcatcgtCAATCGCCACAGATTAAAGAGGTTCACTTCCCAGCTTCAAAtcaagtgtgtgcgtgtgtgtgtgtgtttgtgtgtagtgcCTTGGGGATCGTACTTTGATCACGCTTTAGCCTGGGAGAAGAGAATGAATGACCCCAACGTCATGATTGTCACCTACGAGGAATTAaagcaggtaacacacacacacacacacacacacacacacacacacacacacacacacacacacacacacacacactttttgtttataatattaataataaattagatttaaaaactTTACATAAGAATCTGAAATGTAGAAGTTGTGATTAAACAATTTTGTTCCACTGCCAGAATCATTTATAATCATTGTTGTTGCTTGTTACTGGTAAAAAAAATCGCAATATGAGCTGAAATATCTTATTAAGTCAGAGTTagatatattttgttaaaaataacaacGTTTTTCTGATGCAAAACCTACTCGATAAGATCAGGTTCAActttctctccctgactctatttctgtttcctgtcctgcAGGACCTGAGTGAGGGCGTCCGTCAGATCTCCAGCTTCTACGGGTTCCCCCTGACGGAGGCTCAGGTCCAGCAGGTCACAGAGAACAGCTCCTTCACAGCCATGAAGGAGAGCTCGGCCAACTCCCACGGCCCCATGGGAAAGGTCATCTTCAGAAAAGGTGCATGAATCttattttttaaccaaaacGAAACATCGCAAATCCATTTAAACTCCCATGATCCAGCACGACTTCATCACTAACTGAGACACTGAGCTCCAACTTGTATTGGGCTCTTCTTTGGGTCATGACCGTCCAGAAACATTTCTGGAAACTGGTTCTATGGTTTTTATTAAATCCTGCAgagtcagacaaacaaaacattaggTTAAAATATGTTTCACTCTTGTCTCAgtttgacagaataaacacacgatatattaaaatgtttccttttgttttaattattttaaacttACAGAAAACAGGAGTTTAACTGTgccatgtgttttttgtcattgaGCAGGTGAAGTTGGGGACTGGAGGAACCATTTTACACCCGATCAGAGCCGAGAGATGGACGAGGCCTTCGACAAACACCTGGCAGGAACCAGGCTGGGAGAGAAACTTGACTACAAACTACACTGTCAGTAGGACGCAAGGAAGcgggagagggaagagggagggtCTGACAGTCCTCCCCTCAGACGGGTACTTCGCCCCCTTGTTTCGACTGAAACACCAACCAccacatcaacatttaacagttCTCACCTCAGTCAGTAGTGGATGTTATCACTGCCTGACAGTTTCAGCTCAGGGCCAAATGTCAAACTGTGAAAGGTTCAAGGcaagatggaggaagaaaaagaagaaaaagtggaTTATGgtttattctttgttttaaagTCCAGTCTATGAAGCTTTTTTCTGCACCATTGAAGAAAGAGCGTCTCAGGTTAAACACGGTCGAGCACAGGAAGGCAGCAAGTTATCgttttgtctctgtgcagatgaaaccaaacaagataaaacatgTTGCTAAATGAGCGTTGAAGTTGCTCTCAGATGAATTTTTTCTTCTCATCAAACAGAAGATTTTCACATTTCTTCAAATTGTTTCTTCTCTTGTGCAGCTGCACTTCACCTGACGTCTCAATGTGAGTCAAACATCAGTGAATACGACAATgtcataaatgaataaacatggacgacaggACAGGTaccaaaggtgaagccaaagtgtctcaactgccccctggtggctggctcctATCTCCTCCTttttagcagatgggacatggaccaaattgaaaatgtctctgaagtttggttgttttctttttctcagatATTTCTCCTGAACATTTAACGCTTGTGAAAAACTTGCTCaaagtttcaaagatcaggGTCAAAAGGGTCAGTTGTAACTGTAGTGCCCCCATGTGGTACACAGCAATGCCATTAGATTAATGAAGTAATATAAAAACCAAACACTTCAATGACACTCCAGGCAGCTACTTTAACATTAAACTGGGTTGGATGATGTTTCATTGATAAGGTTCATTATTGAGCAGTATCAGTCTCAGGCGTGGTTTTTTTCACCTGCAGATGAATGTTTACATCCTGGTTCTTCTTATTCACTGATGTTTGACACCTGATTAAAACACTTGAGTTGTCTTTCTTCAGCATCTATATGAACTCATGAATGAAGCATGGTCATGACTTTAAACTGTGGCATtgaaacaaaactgtgatcGGATTATGGGCTGTCACAAATATACACAATCCCTACATTGTACTGCATGAACTTTGTATTACACATGGTACTGTACTTCACTGAGCAGGATGATGGTGAGAAATTAAAGTCTTTTCCAGATCGATTGATTTTGATTCTGTAATTTTGATTCTGTGATTTCTCATCAGCGAGGTTAACATGTTTCCTggtgtataatataatataatataatataatatattataatataatataggtcttacacaataacaaaatgttttaaaaagcatttgcGTTTTTCTTAACTCACATTTTGTATATAAATTATTACCTTTAACTTTATATATAgactatttatatattttaatgtataaGACAAAACTTTTGTTTCCAGTTCTAGTTTTATGTAATTTTATTGACGAGTCCGGACCGGAAACAGAAACTCTTTGCTTTAATTTGAAGGGGCTGACGGGATGTGTGTCCCTCTCTGAATGAATCTGTGGCCCTCTCCTCTGGAGGAGTGACGTCATGCTGCTGCCTCCTCGGTGTGTGTCCGACATGATGACTCCTCCGCACGGTCACAGTTAAACCTTCACCCCGCTGCCGTTCATCCTCCGCCGGTAAGAACCGGAGCCGAGTCCCGGTGATGATTCAGCGGCAGTTGCATGTTTGAGCTAACTGagctaacagagcagctaacCAGAGAAGCTAACTGagctaacagagcagctaacagagcagctaacagagcAGCCAATAGAGCAGCCACTTGAGCTAACTTAagctaacagagcagctaaGTGAGCTAACAGAGCAGCCAACTGAGCTAACTTAGGCTAACAGAGAAGCTATCAGAGCTAACATTAGCCAATAGAGCAGCCAACTGAGCTAACTTAagctaacagagcagctaacttaagctaacagagcagctaaGTGAGCTAACAGAGCAGCCAACTGAGCTAATTTAGGTTAACAGAGAAGCTATCAGCGCTAACATTAGCCAACAGAGCAGCTACCTGAACTTACACTAGCTAACAGAGCAGTCAACGGAGCAGCTAACTGGGCTAACGTTAGTTAATAGAGCAGCTAACAGATGGTATTTTTCTGTTAATCAACTAATTCATCAACTATGTTTCAACTCTATCAACAAATGTGTAAGTATTCAGAATTAATCATTAAGTCTAAAGGTTTTAGAAAGATTTCAGTTCCCTGGGATCAAGGAAACGTCTTGAAGTAATccaatttataattatttaaaacaggACAGCAAATACTTTTGATTAAATTAATACAGATAAATAagctaaataaacattttccttgacGATTGTCCTtggattaattgattaatttctTCAGCACTACTCTTCAATTTTCTCTTAATTTTTTTGCAGGTGTAGCGTGATGCAGCAGAAGTTGTGTTCCAGAGGTTGTAGTTCTTTCCTCTTAGAGAGGAATGGCCAGGCCTGCGGCGCTGTCACCGACCCCATCACCTGCTGCGACCTCCCCTTCCGCTGCCCCCGCTGTGGCGAGCTGGAGCGCTTCCACAGCCTGGCCTCGCTCCGCGCCCACCTGGAGTACCGCCACTCGTACCGCTCACCGGACGTGGACACCAGCAGCTTCAGCATCACTGGCAAACTCCCTGACCCACTGACGGCAGCGATTCCCTGGCACGACATGAGCCTCCCGACAcgcagggggcagcagagcaCGGGGCGGCCACCTCACGTACGCTCCCTCAGTGACAGCAGGGACAGCGGGTACCTCCACTCCTACAGCTCTGTGAGGAGACGGACCCAGAGCGTCGGGGTGGGGACGCAGGTAGAggatgaggaggcagaggaagatgaagaggacgAAGACtcagaggatgaggatgaagaggacgaggaggaagatgaagagagagatggaggcagaAATGAAGAGGATATTAAAATGGAAAAGTCCAATCCAGGATACCATAACTTCCTGTTTCGTCCTCTTGCTCATCTCGTACAACCGGCAAACCTGGACACGGATCTGGATCCAGACCTGGACCTGGTCGGTGCGTTCAGATTTTCttacttcactttttttttttattgatgtggGTTTTCAGGTCGTTTAATGTTGATCAGAAGACTTTTCAGTGAACAATAATCATGGTGACACCTGCAGTGACTCATTTCCTGTCCTGTAACCACCAGAGCAGAACTACTACTCTGGTCTGGAGACAGCAGCAGCCTCGGCGGCAGTGCGGCGGCGACTGGCCAGCATCCTGCGGGCGGCCGACAGCACCATGCAGCGGCAGCTGGCCAAGGTGAGCACGGAGCTGgcccagacagacacagagctgctgtgtgaacGCGCTCACTCGCAGCACCTGGCCCAGGAGAGGCAGGAGGTGGCCGAGCGGGAGCGGTCGTTGAGCCGGCAGGTGGACGTCGCCGTCATGGTGATCGCCGCACTGAGGGAGCAGCTGAACGCCTCCGAGAATGAACTGGAACGACGAGAGAGGTGAACAGGCAGCGGGGTTGACTGAAGTGGActcattgtgtgtttctgataAATGAACATAGATGAAGCACACCTGAAGCAGCATTGGCGTTTGAGATGCATTGTGGGTTATGTAGGAGCTATGTTTTGAGAGAGAACATCTCTGGTTATGTTACAGAGCTTTCCTTTAACCTGTTAATTTGTCTGCATGTGCGGGAGACCAATGGAATTATGGGTAATTTGCTCCCAGGACGTGCTCAGTTCACCTCTATACTGAAATGACAAAGCTCAGTCAAGAAATGTATACAGTAATAAccagagtgaaaaaaaaactcacgATGAAAATCATTTAGCCACGATAACGACGACTGAGTTCAAGATTTGGTCTCTTGTTCCTTATTCTCAGCTCAAGGGGCATTATGGGTATTATTGTTGGTATTATCTGctcacattgttttttgtttttccagggaGGTGATAACCATCCAGAAGTTTTTGGAAGCGGCAGCTCGACAGGAGACAAGTGGTAAAGTTCGAATCCAGCGCTTCATCGAGGACCTGCTGAGACGCATTGCTCTGGCCGAGAGGCTGGTGGAGTACTACCAGGTTAACGGCAGTCCGCCACAGTGCAACCACTACATGGTACAacgacgtacacacacacacacacacacacacacacacacacacacacacacacacacacacacacacacacacacacacacacacacacacagagtttgtgAAAAGTTGAAGAACTGTTTACTGCTGGTCCTTGAGTCATGTCTCTTGTCTTctcagcaccaccagcagccaACTGATAACGGACCTCACAGAATCACTAAAAGCAGGTGAGCAACCCGTCGCTCTGTGTCTCAGTCATGACCAACGACAGGTGATTAAATCAGTTGCAGGTCAATTGAGttttttgggttttttttgcaaattagCTCAAATTAATATCCTTTGTATGTTTCAACCACCTCACTGAATAATTTTGGATCTCTGGTATTATTGAATTATAAGACACACATGAAGCTCCCTTTTAAGTTCCTGTGGTTTACACAGACATGTTTTCTTGTCCTTTCCAGGTCAGCAGGAGGTCAACTGTCCTCGTCTTGTTTCCACGACAGAGGGACCCCCTTGTCCTCCCAGTTCAGCGGCCGCCCTACGTTCTCCACACCGGGTGGTGAACGAGACCGGGAGCGGGAGCACATGGAGCGGCTGGCCCAGTCGTCCAGGCTCTTCTGCCGACCCGAACACAGAGACGACATCTGGAACCACCAGCGCCGCCGGTCCGCCGGGTACGAGGCCTAGATGTGTAGGGAGACGccagggaggggggaggggggggggggggggggggggtcagtgggTAAAACCTTTTTGCACAATGACTTTATTTCAGTGCGATAATCTGTGGAAAAGTTCAGTAACGTCAAAGTCACATCAGGATTCTTTGGAATAGTTAAGTGTCAATCAATCCTTACTGAAGGAACATGtgcagattattattattattatatttaatatataattattattatgttgttattttgcattttttagTTTTACATAGATTATTGAACGAAAATAAACCAGTGTACAGATTTTCACTAAGGTGAATGTGATTGTAGATAAACTGTTGATGTTCCATTTAGCTCAGTTTAATCTCAATCTTTACTGAAACTGATGTTTTGAGttatttcctctgttctttGGACAAACTTCCTAACTTTAAGATTTAGTAACAGATGAGGTCTGATCATGGAAGCGAGTCGTTTTCCCAGTGATGCTGGCGACTCGTCCTCTCCTCTGGTCGAACCCTCACATCTCGGCCTGGTTCTCCCTAAAACTCCCCATCAGTCAAGTTATCTTCTTCCTGTCTGTGCTTATTAAGGTCAAACTGCTGCAGTTATCCTGATAAGCTGATTGAACTATCTGGAACTTCCTCCACCAACAGACATTTCTTGAAACTTTGAATGAAGATTAGGTTCATTTAAACTTGGACCGTTGCCCTGTGATGATAGAGGAGACCGTGGATTTCCTCTGGTACTTCTCTTATCATCATCTGACAAATGAGGCAGGACATTATTAAGTCAGTGATGGGAACATGGACCATTTCTAAAAATGGACAGAGACTCCAAGTCTAGAAAGTGGAACCAATGAAGTCCCTGCATCCTTTATTCTGTGTGATGACTGCTGTCCAATGagtgcaggtgtaggtgggccTGCAGTGTCCTCCAGCTCtaagtcaggctccaccccctgctcctccaattATGGTTAcctctggttttaaaaaaccaagatggcgctggacaaactCACAAACCATCGAGCGACGTCACCTCGCTGCTCTGATTTGCTTTGTTAGGCACAGACATGACTTTGATGACATCAGATCTGGGTCGAGCTCATTTTTCATGTGATTCTTGGCTTTCGCTCGAGTGTGTGAGCTTCACTACACGAGGACCAACACGGAGACTTTCTGATAACTGTACATAACGTTAGATAAATGTTGACTTAAAATTATTTATTCTGATTTTTTTATGCTTCCGTACAGTTGGTCCTTCTGTACGCAGCTAACCCACCCGACAGTCTGTTCCCAGAGCAGGATGTTAAACCAGAGATATGGTGGAGGCTAAAATCAGATATGCACAAGTATAAGCCGCCTTTCTTATAAGGAGCAGTGCAACATTTTTGGGAAGGAAAGCTTGCGTCCCGCCCTAAATCAGGGTCAGATGAGAAGATAGAAATCTCTTTCATCTCTCTTCGTCCAGTGCACAGAGAGATTCAGGCcctgttagcctagcttagcacaaagactggatgGAGAGGGAATCTGCTAGCCTTCATCGATGACTACAAGGTAACTGAAAAGCTTCCTCATAGAGCCACAAACTAATTCACACATTTCACCACATTAAAGAATAAGGCTGCTGATGTTCAGTATTGTTATTCTTCTCAACAAATCtcagaaaatacacagacaaacaaacaaaattaatgTCGAGCCAGAAAGATTAAATTCCTCCGAGCcacatgttccttcattaccATGAACACTAGACGATCAATATAGAATAAATCAGACTTATTCTATAATCAAAGCTTAaaccagtctttgtgctaaagCTTTGGAGAACTGGAAGATAACGTGTTTGGTTTTATCCTCCATTACATGATTTTCTGATAACAGAAGCCACGTTCATGCAGCTCGGCCAAGTTCTGCAGGACACCACACACGCAGTATAACGAATGTACCGAGTTAATGTTCTAGCTCATGCCGAAAGAGACGCTCCGTTCTAAGACCTGA encodes the following:
- the znf365 gene encoding protein ZNF365 isoform X2, whose product is MQQKLCSRGCSSFLLERNGQACGAVTDPITCCDLPFRCPRCGELERFHSLASLRAHLEYRHSYRSPDVDTSSFSITGKLPDPLTAAIPWHDMSLPTRRGQQSTGRPPHVRSLSDSRDSGYLHSYSSVRRRTQSVGVGTQVEDEEAEEDEEDEDSEDEDEEDEEEDEERDGGRNEEDIKMEKSNPGYHNFLFRPLAHLVQPANLDTDLDPDLDLNYYSGLETAAASAAVRRRLASILRAADSTMQRQLAKVSTELAQTDTELLCERAHSQHLAQERQEVAERERSLSRQVDVAVMVIAALREQLNASENELERREREVITIQKFLEAAARQETSGKVRIQRFIEDLLRRIALAERLVEYYQVNGSPPQCNHYMHHQQPTDNGPHRITKSRSAGGQLSSSCFHDRGTPLSSQFSGRPTFSTPGGERDREREHMERLAQSSRLFCRPEHRDDIWNHQRRRSAGYEA
- the znf365 gene encoding protein ZNF365 isoform X1, whose translation is MQQKLCSRGCSSFLLERNGQACGAVTDPITCCDLPFRCPRCGELERFHSLASLRAHLEYRHSYRSPDVDTSSFSITGKLPDPLTAAIPWHDMSLPTRRGQQSTGRPPHVRSLSDSRDSGYLHSYSSVRRRTQSVGVGTQVEDEEAEEDEEDEDSEDEDEEDEEEDEERDGGRNEEDIKMEKSNPGYHNFLFRPLAHLVQPANLDTDLDPDLDLVEQNYYSGLETAAASAAVRRRLASILRAADSTMQRQLAKVSTELAQTDTELLCERAHSQHLAQERQEVAERERSLSRQVDVAVMVIAALREQLNASENELERREREVITIQKFLEAAARQETSGKVRIQRFIEDLLRRIALAERLVEYYQVNGSPPQCNHYMHHQQPTDNGPHRITKSRSAGGQLSSSCFHDRGTPLSSQFSGRPTFSTPGGERDREREHMERLAQSSRLFCRPEHRDDIWNHQRRRSAGYEA